Proteins from a genomic interval of Chryseobacterium indologenes:
- the mnmA gene encoding tRNA 2-thiouridine(34) synthase MnmA, translating to MKIVVGLSGGVDSSVTAYLLQQQGHEVVALFMRNWNDASVTLEDECPWIEDSNDALMVAQKLGIPFQVIDMSELYKERIVDYMFAEYEKGRTPNPDVLCNREVKFDVFMKTAMSLGADKVATGHYARVHSTFDENGKEIFHLLAGKDNNKDQSYFLCQLSQDQLSKALFPIGELTKPQVREIAKEIGLVTADKKDSQGLCFIGKVSLPQFLQQQLKPNEGEIVEIFKDSPLFSTEVPAFSSKEEELRFLSRKIDYKKTDGKVIGKHQGAQYFTIGQSKGLGIGGHKESCFIVSRDMKNNIIFVGEGSHFPGLYKKALKIDNSELHWVREDMKLENGGSMEVMARFRYRQPLQKATLYQFEDAFYVEFEEPQSAIAEGQFASWYIDEELIGSGVIS from the coding sequence ATGAAAATAGTAGTAGGCCTCTCAGGAGGTGTAGATTCTAGTGTTACAGCTTATTTGCTCCAACAACAAGGTCATGAGGTAGTGGCTTTATTTATGAGAAACTGGAACGATGCTTCCGTAACATTGGAAGATGAGTGCCCATGGATTGAGGACAGCAATGACGCCCTTATGGTCGCTCAAAAACTTGGAATTCCTTTCCAGGTAATCGATATGAGCGAACTGTATAAAGAGCGTATCGTAGATTATATGTTTGCTGAATATGAAAAAGGAAGAACTCCCAATCCAGATGTTTTATGCAACAGAGAAGTAAAATTTGATGTCTTTATGAAAACGGCCATGTCTCTTGGTGCTGATAAGGTAGCTACCGGACATTATGCCAGAGTACATTCAACCTTTGATGAAAACGGAAAGGAAATTTTCCATCTTCTTGCGGGAAAAGATAACAATAAGGACCAGTCTTATTTCCTTTGTCAGCTAAGCCAGGATCAGTTGTCAAAAGCATTATTTCCTATCGGAGAACTTACAAAACCACAGGTAAGAGAAATCGCCAAAGAAATCGGGCTTGTCACGGCTGATAAAAAGGATTCTCAGGGATTGTGTTTTATCGGGAAAGTAAGTCTTCCCCAATTTTTGCAGCAACAGCTTAAACCTAATGAGGGAGAAATTGTAGAAATTTTTAAAGATTCACCGCTATTTTCGACAGAAGTACCTGCATTTTCATCAAAAGAAGAAGAGCTCAGGTTTTTGTCAAGAAAAATTGATTATAAAAAAACAGACGGAAAAGTAATCGGCAAACATCAGGGAGCCCAATATTTCACGATCGGACAAAGCAAAGGATTAGGAATAGGCGGACACAAAGAAAGCTGCTTTATTGTCTCCAGGGATATGAAAAACAATATTATTTTCGTAGGAGAAGGAAGTCATTTCCCCGGACTTTATAAGAAAGCTTTAAAAATTGATAACAGCGAGTTGCACTGGGTACGTGAAGATATGAAACTGGAAAATGGCGGCTCCATGGAAGTAATGGCAAGATTCAGATACAGACAGCCATTACAGAAGGCAACGCTTTACCAGTTTGAAGACGCTTTTTATGTAGAGTTTGAAGAACCTCAGTCTGCGATTGCTGAAGGCCAGTTTGCTTCATGGTATATTGATGAAGAACTTATAGGAAGCGGAGTGATTTCATAA
- a CDS encoding ATP-dependent Clp protease ATP-binding subunit, translating to MDYKFSQGLSQVFKQSKSEAKRLKSEFLNTEHLLLGIIKTENSAKEILQNLNADLTQIRRKIETLNTASLNPISEEVTNISFTKMADHAIKRAELECRQYKSNEINTVHLLLGILYKYEDPTSNILGAYDIDYEGVSREYQTMLKNSGQSPQMSAYDDDDEREELEQMRKPTGNLGSAKSKTPTLDNFGRDLTSLARDGKLDPVIGREKEIERVSQILSRRKKNNPLLIGEPGVGKSAIAEGLALRIQQKKVSRVLYGKRVITLDLASLVAGTKYRGQFEERMKAIMTELEKNRDVILFIDELHTIVGAGSSTGSLDASNMFKPALARGEIQCIGATTLDEYRQYIEKDGALERRFQKVMVEPTSIDETIQILNQIKDKYEEHHNVIYTPEAIAACVNLTSRYITDRFLPDKAIDAMDEAGSRVYIKNMKVPTEIIDFEKKIEDIKELKQKAVKAQDYLEARKLKDEEERLQMELNAAQEKWDKDVKEKKETVTEENVAEVVSMMSGVPVTKVGKNELDKLAQMDEKLNGKVIGQEDAVKKVVKAIQRNRAGLKDPNRPIGTFIFLGTTGVGKTELAKVMARELFESDESLIRIDMSEYMEKFAVSRLVGAPPGYVGYEEGGQLTEAVRRKPYAVVLLDEIEKAHPDVFNILLQILDEGHVTDSLGRKIDFRNTIIILTSNIGTRDLKDFGDGVGFGTSAKKTTSDSRARSTIENALKKAFAPEFLNRIDDIVIFNSLVQDDIKKIIDIELNKLYGRLEKLGYKVELTDEAKDFISEKGWDKDFGARPLKRAIQKYIEDLLAEMLVNKQLNEGETVVLDLNEAKDGLVGKAQKAKKTAAEKSSQS from the coding sequence ATGGATTATAAGTTTTCACAAGGTTTGAGCCAGGTGTTCAAACAAAGCAAAAGCGAAGCTAAAAGGCTGAAAAGTGAATTTCTTAATACAGAACATCTACTTTTAGGTATTATAAAAACGGAAAACTCTGCAAAAGAAATCCTTCAAAACCTTAATGCGGATTTAACACAAATCAGAAGAAAAATTGAAACTCTAAATACAGCAAGTCTAAATCCTATTTCTGAGGAGGTTACCAATATTTCTTTCACCAAAATGGCTGATCATGCCATTAAACGTGCGGAGTTAGAATGCCGACAATATAAAAGCAATGAAATTAATACCGTTCACCTGCTTTTAGGTATTCTTTATAAATATGAGGACCCTACTTCAAATATTCTGGGAGCTTACGACATCGACTACGAAGGAGTTTCAAGAGAGTACCAGACAATGCTTAAAAATTCCGGGCAGTCACCACAGATGAGTGCTTATGATGATGATGATGAAAGAGAGGAATTAGAGCAAATGAGAAAGCCTACAGGAAACTTAGGCTCAGCAAAAAGCAAGACCCCGACGTTGGACAACTTTGGTAGAGATTTAACGTCTCTGGCAAGGGATGGAAAACTGGATCCTGTCATCGGGCGTGAAAAGGAAATTGAGAGAGTATCTCAGATCTTATCACGTAGAAAGAAAAACAACCCTCTTCTTATCGGAGAACCGGGAGTTGGTAAATCTGCGATTGCAGAAGGGCTGGCTTTAAGAATTCAGCAGAAAAAAGTATCAAGAGTCCTTTACGGAAAGCGTGTGATCACTTTGGATCTTGCCAGTTTAGTAGCAGGAACAAAATATCGTGGTCAGTTTGAAGAAAGAATGAAGGCCATCATGACCGAGCTGGAGAAAAACAGAGATGTCATTCTATTCATCGATGAGCTTCACACCATTGTCGGTGCGGGAAGTTCTACAGGAAGTCTGGATGCATCCAATATGTTTAAGCCGGCTTTGGCAAGAGGTGAAATTCAATGCATCGGAGCCACTACCCTGGATGAATACCGTCAGTATATCGAAAAAGACGGAGCTTTAGAAAGAAGATTCCAGAAAGTAATGGTGGAACCGACTTCTATTGACGAAACCATTCAGATCCTGAACCAGATTAAAGATAAGTATGAAGAGCATCACAATGTCATTTATACGCCGGAAGCTATTGCAGCCTGTGTCAATTTGACATCAAGATATATTACAGACCGTTTCTTACCGGACAAGGCCATTGATGCCATGGATGAGGCGGGCTCACGTGTTTACATTAAAAACATGAAAGTTCCTACGGAAATCATTGATTTCGAAAAGAAAATTGAAGATATCAAAGAACTGAAACAAAAGGCTGTAAAAGCTCAGGACTATCTTGAGGCAAGAAAGCTTAAAGACGAAGAAGAACGTCTTCAAATGGAACTGAATGCCGCCCAGGAAAAGTGGGATAAAGATGTAAAAGAGAAAAAGGAAACCGTAACAGAAGAAAATGTAGCGGAAGTCGTTTCTATGATGAGTGGAGTTCCTGTAACGAAGGTTGGTAAGAACGAGCTTGATAAGCTGGCCCAGATGGACGAAAAACTGAACGGAAAAGTAATCGGTCAGGAAGACGCTGTGAAAAAGGTGGTGAAAGCTATCCAGAGAAACAGAGCCGGGCTGAAAGACCCTAACCGTCCTATCGGTACTTTTATCTTCCTTGGTACAACCGGAGTTGGTAAAACGGAGCTTGCTAAAGTAATGGCAAGAGAGCTTTTTGAATCTGATGAGTCTCTTATCAGAATTGATATGAGTGAATACATGGAAAAATTCGCTGTTTCAAGATTAGTGGGTGCGCCTCCGGGATACGTTGGGTATGAAGAAGGTGGTCAGCTGACTGAAGCGGTAAGAAGAAAACCTTATGCTGTGGTTCTTTTGGATGAGATTGAAAAAGCTCACCCGGATGTATTCAATATTCTGTTACAGATCCTTGATGAAGGACACGTTACAGATAGTTTGGGTAGAAAAATCGACTTTAGGAATACGATTATTATCCTTACTTCAAACATCGGAACAAGAGATCTTAAAGATTTCGGAGACGGTGTCGGTTTTGGAACTTCAGCGAAAAAGACCACTTCAGATTCAAGAGCGAGAAGTACAATCGAAAATGCTCTTAAAAAAGCATTTGCTCCGGAATTCCTTAACAGAATTGATGATATTGTGATCTTCAACTCTCTTGTACAGGATGATATCAAGAAAATCATCGATATTGAACTGAACAAACTCTATGGCAGACTTGAAAAATTAGGCTATAAAGTGGAACTGACCGACGAGGCGAAAGATTTTATTTCTGAAAAAGGATGGGATAAAGATTTTGGAGCAAGACCGTTGAAACGAGCTATCCAGAAATATATTGAAGATCTATTGGCAGAAATGCTGGTAAACAAACAATTAAATGAAGGAGAAACCGTAGTTCTTGATCTTAATGAAGCTAAAGACGGATTGGTAGGAAAAGCACAGAAAGCGAAAAAAACCGCTGCTGAAAAATCCTCTCAATCATAA
- a CDS encoding glycosyltransferase: MRKKIITSAFSNLYTDQRIEKVCKTLHDNGYSVELIGNDWGGCEKMERPYSFSRIHLKSASLKTAYFEFNWKLYHELKKKADKNTILHANDIDALLPNYLIAQKLNIPLVFDSHEIFTEMPAIQNRLSQKFWRMIEVNLVPKIEFMMTESESYAEWFHEKYKVNPVVVRNIPRKLPSVNDIPLNNPKIILYQGVINQSRGIEKVIRTMHDIEGAILKIAGDGPKKRAYEELVAKENLQDKVIFLGKLKPENLREVTKTADLGFSLEENNGVSYYYSLPNKVCDYIQSRVPLVMINFPEMQRIKKQFDVGEMITDHQPETIGKAIRKMLEKGRLHYKAELDKAADVFCWENEELKILRLFEKASRK, from the coding sequence ATGAGGAAAAAAATAATTACTTCAGCATTTAGTAATCTGTATACCGACCAGCGGATAGAAAAGGTATGCAAAACCCTTCATGACAATGGGTATTCAGTAGAATTGATAGGAAATGACTGGGGAGGATGTGAAAAAATGGAGCGTCCTTATTCCTTTTCCAGAATACACCTGAAGTCTGCGAGCTTAAAGACAGCTTATTTTGAATTCAACTGGAAGCTCTATCATGAGCTGAAGAAAAAAGCTGACAAAAACACTATACTTCATGCCAATGATATTGATGCTCTTCTGCCAAATTATCTCATTGCCCAAAAACTGAATATTCCATTGGTTTTCGACAGTCATGAAATTTTCACGGAAATGCCTGCTATCCAAAACCGGCTTTCACAGAAGTTCTGGCGGATGATAGAAGTGAACCTTGTTCCGAAAATTGAATTCATGATGACCGAAAGTGAAAGCTATGCAGAGTGGTTTCATGAAAAATATAAGGTAAACCCGGTTGTCGTAAGGAATATTCCGAGAAAACTGCCTTCGGTGAATGATATTCCACTTAACAATCCTAAAATTATTTTATATCAGGGGGTTATTAATCAATCTCGGGGCATAGAAAAGGTCATTAGGACCATGCATGATATTGAAGGAGCAATATTGAAAATTGCAGGTGACGGACCAAAGAAAAGAGCCTATGAAGAGCTTGTTGCTAAAGAAAACCTGCAGGATAAAGTTATTTTCTTAGGTAAGCTGAAGCCGGAAAACCTCAGGGAAGTAACGAAAACAGCAGATCTCGGATTCAGTCTCGAAGAAAATAATGGCGTCAGTTATTATTATTCCCTTCCTAATAAGGTCTGTGATTATATTCAGTCCAGAGTACCTTTGGTGATGATAAATTTTCCCGAAATGCAGCGCATCAAAAAACAATTTGATGTAGGTGAAATGATTACAGATCACCAACCTGAAACAATCGGCAAAGCGATCCGTAAAATGCTTGAAAAAGGGCGTTTACATTATAAGGCAGAGCTGGATAAGGCCGCAGATGTATTCTGCTGGGAGAATGAAGAATTGAAGATCCTCCGACTTTTTGAAAAAGCTTCCCGTAAATAG
- a CDS encoding uroporphyrinogen decarboxylase gives MSPEITTYIGYSASVFIVLSFILKDVRKIRIVNMIGCICFVIYGFFSGPLWPVIIPNGMICFIQIYHLIVGKRGS, from the coding sequence ATGAGCCCTGAAATTACTACTTACATCGGATATTCTGCCTCAGTTTTTATCGTATTGAGTTTCATACTGAAAGATGTAAGAAAAATCAGAATTGTCAACATGATTGGCTGTATTTGTTTTGTCATTTATGGTTTCTTTAGCGGACCGCTCTGGCCGGTTATTATTCCAAACGGGATGATCTGTTTCATCCAGATCTACCATTTAATAGTAGGGAAGAGAGGTTCATGA